Within candidate division TA06 bacterium, the genomic segment CAGGATGAAGTTCAGTGAGTATCTTGCCGATTTCCGAGACTTCTTCCGCCTCGATGTGCTTGAGCACCTTTTCCACTATTTCAGAAGTCCGCATCTATTTCCACCCGTAAGTTCTGGGGATTCTATTCTTCCAGGGTCTGCTTGTCAACAGATTCGAGGGTTTGCAGGAAAAGTTTAGCCTCATCCACTGTTATGCTCCCCGTTTCTTGAGCGATAGATACCGTCGCCTTTGCAAGGGCAAGATATACTGGGATCATCTTTGGCTCAAGGGTTTCGACTACCTTCAGTTGCCCCTTGACTGTGCCGGCGTCTCCTCTCTCGATGGGCCCGGTGAGTGCGCGTGTCCCTGACTGTTCAAAATTGGACATAGTCGTCTTTATGAGGGGAAGCATTATGTTCAAAGCCTTCTCTTTTTCTATTTTTGCATCTTCGCAGAGTTTGACAGCCATATCGAGTAAAGTTACCAGGAAGTTAGATGCAACGCACAGGGCTGCGTGATAGAGAGGCTTAAGATCAGGATTTATGAGAAGGGGTTTTCCACCAATGGAGGTGACAATCTCTTCTGCCAGTCTTAGGGCTTCCGGATCACCCTCGATCCCGAAATACGACTGGGGCATCGCCTTCACAGCAGATTCAACGCTGGCGAATGTCTGGA encodes:
- a CDS encoding DUF2520 domain-containing protein — encoded protein: ILLSKAGHQIVSAFDINPDARVRFAEALNTNVAGRLDEAVLGPDVILISVPDRAIEDVSHAISCSQDLRQGVYIGHTSGALSSRSLHHVKAEGCPTFSMHPIQTFASVESAVKAMPQSYFGIEGDPEALRLAEEIVTSIGGKPLLINPDLKPLYHAALCVASNFLVTLLDMAVKLCEDAKIEKEKALNIMLPLIKTTMSNFEQSGTRALTGPIERGDAGTVKGQLKVVETLEPKMIPVYLALAKATVSIAQETGSITVDEAKLFLQTLESVDKQTLEE